A region of Subdoligranulum variabile DNA encodes the following proteins:
- a CDS encoding recombinase family protein yields the protein MARKSRKETVVLPAPEIDTTCRAGVYVRLSVEDKHTRTASIETQQLIIARCLEQNPEIIVVQTYIDNGATGTNFHRPGFQQMLSDIEAGLINCVIVKDLSRLGRNVIDTGYYIERYFPAQGVRFIAVNDRYDSSSPDHAHDGIIIPLRNMINEAYALDIAKKIKAQQRQAMKDGKYVGGRTPYGYLKAPDDCHQLIVDPVAAEVVKTMFQWAAEGDGLNTIAVRLNEAGVLAPSHYKKRLGEITHENLIGNGNWQTRTVAKILRAGVYAGDLVQGVSKVIDHKQVRASADEWTVVRDTHEAIVSRELFDAVQKVLDCAAQQAKDREIHSWSPNLLRGKIFCAHCGHSLHRQKCVRKKTPDVYVYHCISNNRIKKGACPGVFIDEMNLLDALADILQEQLDTTLGQYSLSPENLSKEAKEQKSIQDKIASRKQEIQQLRTYQRGLYEGLIQNHLSQDEYFALKDKYEAKIEAVSKEIEQLKAGLAIIARQLEQYKMLSQDAQHIKEDRHLTAALIDRLIERVEVSREKQITVHFRFQSEFEHCEEVLNQCRNM from the coding sequence GTGGCAAGAAAAAGCAGAAAAGAAACCGTGGTGCTTCCTGCACCGGAGATAGATACAACTTGCCGTGCCGGAGTTTATGTGCGGCTTTCCGTTGAGGATAAGCATACCCGTACTGCCTCTATTGAAACCCAGCAGTTGATTATCGCCCGGTGTCTGGAGCAGAACCCGGAAATCATCGTGGTTCAAACCTACATTGACAACGGTGCAACGGGTACGAATTTTCACCGGCCCGGCTTCCAGCAGATGCTCTCCGATATTGAAGCGGGCCTTATCAACTGTGTCATTGTCAAAGATCTTTCCCGCCTGGGGAGGAATGTCATCGACACTGGCTACTATATCGAGCGGTATTTTCCTGCACAGGGGGTTCGATTTATCGCTGTGAATGACCGCTATGATTCTTCCTCCCCGGATCATGCCCATGATGGCATCATCATTCCTCTGCGGAACATGATTAACGAAGCCTATGCGCTGGATATAGCGAAAAAGATCAAAGCGCAGCAGCGGCAGGCAATGAAAGATGGCAAGTACGTTGGCGGGCGTACACCCTATGGATATTTGAAAGCCCCCGATGATTGCCACCAGCTGATCGTTGACCCGGTGGCGGCTGAGGTGGTCAAAACTATGTTTCAGTGGGCCGCTGAAGGCGATGGCCTGAACACTATTGCGGTTCGATTAAACGAGGCCGGAGTCCTCGCCCCAAGTCACTATAAGAAAAGGCTGGGCGAGATTACCCATGAGAATTTGATTGGAAATGGGAATTGGCAGACGCGCACGGTTGCCAAAATTCTCCGGGCAGGCGTTTATGCCGGCGATCTTGTGCAGGGCGTTTCCAAGGTCATCGACCACAAACAGGTCAGGGCCAGCGCCGATGAATGGACGGTCGTTCGTGATACGCATGAGGCCATTGTGAGCAGAGAGCTGTTCGATGCTGTACAAAAAGTCTTAGACTGTGCCGCACAACAGGCCAAAGACAGGGAAATACATTCCTGGTCCCCCAATCTTTTGAGAGGGAAAATTTTCTGCGCCCACTGCGGACACAGCCTCCACCGGCAAAAATGCGTCCGCAAAAAGACGCCGGATGTATATGTCTACCATTGTATCAGCAATAACCGCATCAAAAAGGGTGCTTGCCCCGGCGTTTTCATTGATGAAATGAACCTGCTGGATGCGTTGGCGGATATATTGCAGGAACAGCTCGATACCACGCTGGGGCAATACTCCCTCAGCCCGGAAAATCTCTCCAAAGAAGCTAAGGAACAGAAAAGTATTCAGGATAAAATTGCCAGCCGGAAACAGGAAATCCAACAGCTGCGTACCTACCAGCGCGGATTGTATGAGGGTCTGATCCAGAACCATCTGTCACAAGACGAGTATTTTGCCTTAAAGGACAAGTACGAAGCCAAAATCGAGGCGGTCAGCAAGGAAATCGAGCAGCTGAAAGCAGGGCTTGCGATTATTGCCAGGCAGCTGGAACAGTATAAAATGCTGTCCCAGGATGCACAGCATATCAAGGAAGATCGCCATCTGACGGCAGCCCTGATTGACCGGCTGATTGAACGTGTGGAGGTTTCCAGGGAGAAACAGATTACAGTTCATTTCCGTTTTCAAAGCGAATTTGAGCATTGCGAGGAGGTGCTGAACCAATGCAGAAATATGTAA